A window from Drosophila yakuba strain Tai18E2 chromosome 3L, Prin_Dyak_Tai18E2_2.1, whole genome shotgun sequence encodes these proteins:
- the LOC6533706 gene encoding ketohexokinase yields MSQWCAISVMKAVLCVGCTEVDYVTTMDKVDFQCDRCSTQNGNLQRSGRSSNVSTALRLLGANVELFGVLTRNPTYRMILDDLEQRGIDISHCTFTDQSPPFSTIVQDRWTRRCTVVYCDKPFPYVTAADFRKLDLDQYGWVNFEARSPRETCDMIRLILDHNNGRDERDRIVVSLQIFNAFAQVAHLVAMCDYVFVTKYIAESRGWKTPLEACEGINQLLRMPRDIRIRRPCIIVPWSSLGAGCMTTEGQYFELPAHKTKKIIDRVGDSDCFTAGFIYAAFVRQRRLAEAVDFANAVASYKLGYVGFDCLGHLPIEAVQLPVRMKCGSEVSSDDEDGDQQNSCRKHLLRPIDFLPDKDPMAPIKQEAPSETSVELEASS; encoded by the coding sequence ATGAGCCAATGGTGTGCGATCAGCGTGATGAAGGCCGTGCTCTGCGTCGGCTGCACGGAGGTGGACTACGTGACCACCATGGACAAGGTGGACTTCCAGTGCGACAGGTGCAGCACCCAGAACGGGAACCTTCAGCGCAGCGGCAGATCCTCCAATGTCAGCACGGCCCTCCGGCTGCTGGGCGCCAATGTGGAGCTGTTCGGCGTGCTCACCCGTAATCCCACCTATCGCATGATCCTGGATGATCTCGAGCAGCGGGGCATCGACATCAGCCACTGTACATTCACGGACCAGAGTCCGCCCTTCTCCACCATTGTCCAGGATCGCTGGACACGTCGCTGTACGGTGGTATACTGTGACAAACCATTTCCGTATGTCACGGCTGCCGATTTCCGGAAACTGGATCTCGATCAGTACGGCTGGGTGAACTTCGAGGCGCGCAGTCCCCGCGAAACTTGCGACATGATACGCCTAATCCTCGATCACAACAACGGGCGAGATGAGCGGGATCGCATAGTGGTATCGCTGCAGATCTTCAATGCCTTCGCACAGGTCGCGCATCTGGTGGCCATGTGCGACTATGTGTTCGTCACCAAGTACATAGCCGAGTCCAGAGGCTGGAAGACGCCGCTGGAGGCCTGCGAGGGCATCAATCAGCTGCTGCGCATGCCCAGGGACATCCGGATACGCAGACCCTGCATCATTGTGCCCTGGAGCAGCCTGGGTGCAGGCTGTATGACCACCGAGGGGCAGTACTTCGAGCTGCCCGCTCACAAGACCAAGAAGATCATCGATCGCGTGGGCGATAGTGATTGCTTTACGGCGGGCTTCATATACGCCGCTTTTGTGCGGCAAAGGCGACTGGCCGAAGCCGTAGACTTTGCCAATGCCGTGGCCAGCTATAAGCTGGGCTATGTGGGCTTCGATTGCCTGGGCCATCTGCCCATCGAGGCAGTGCAGCTGCCCGTCCGCATGAAGTGCGGCAGTGAGGTGTCCTCCGACGATGAGGATGGCGATCAGCAGAACAGCTGCCGGAAGCACCTGTTGCGCCCAATTGACTTCCTGCCGGACAAGGATCCCATGGCACCCATTAAGCAGGAGGCTCCCAGTGAGACTTCAGTGGAGCTGGAAGCCTCTAGCTAG
- the LOC6533707 gene encoding ketohexokinase: MTKYGNKLSWAVGKKTVLCIGTTTIDFVSTIKHFPGENTHQQVIGGYWIRGGKASNNCTVLANLGVKVELLGVLSNWSVFQVLIDDLRARGIIIENCPRCDQGAPFSSVILCKATKTRNIVYCNNNFPYVSIEDFRKLDLNRYGWIHIRALYFDKSLPMVKDIEAYNATSKEKIVLSIYFDNNLDDMWPLMDYCDYAVFSKKLAQTNGWTSMEDACLQLDERLRMRWGLNLKRPYVVVLWGDQGAGFMDLDGNFTHAKPHKPRRIVDALGAGDTFMGTFIYALYIRERSLAVAVDFGNRMASYKCTRNGYDHIANILLPPIL; the protein is encoded by the coding sequence ATGACCAAATATGGCAACAAACTGAGCTGGGCTGTGGGCAAGAAGACGGTGCTGTGCATCGGCACCACGACCATTGACTTTGTCTCGACCATAAAGCACTTTCCCGGAGAGAACACACATCAACAGGTTATTGGAGGCTACTGGATTCGCGGTGGAAAGGCATCGAACAACTGCACAGTACTCGCCAATCTGGGGGTCAAAGTGGAGCTGCTGGGAGTGCTGAGCAATTGGAGTGTGTTCCAAGTTCTGATCGATGACTTGCGAGCACGGGGCATCATTATCGAGAACTGTCCGCGTTGTGACCAGGGTGCGCCCTTCTCATCCGTGATCCTCTGCAAGGCGACCAAAACGCGAAACATTGTCTATTGCAATAATAACTTTCCGTACGTGAGCATCGAGGATTTCCGGAAGTTGGACCTCAACCGCTATGGTTGGATACACATTCGTGCCTTGTACTTTGATAAATCGCTGCCAATGGTCAAGGACATAGAGGCTTATAATGCGACCAGCAAGGAGAAGATCGTGCTATCCATATATTTTGATAACAACCTGGACGACATGTGGCCCCTGATGGACTACTGTGACTATGCCGTGTTCTCCAAGAAGCTGGCCCAAACCAATGGCTGGACTTCCATGGAGGACGCCTGCCTGCAGCTGGACGAGCGATTGCGTATGCGTTGGGGTCTCAACCTGAAGCGACCATATGTGGTCGTTTTGTGGGGCGATCAAGGTGCCGGATTCATGGATCTCGATGGCAACTTCACCCACGCCAAGCCCCACAAGCCCAGACGCATCGTGGACGCCTTGGGCGCCGGAGACACCTTCATGGGCACCTTCATCTACGCCCTCTACATCCGGGAGAGATCCCTTGCCGTTGCCGTGGACTTCGGCAATCGCATGGCCAGCTACAAGTGCACGAGAAATGGATACGATCACATCGCTAATATCTTACTGCCGCCGATCTTGTGA
- the LOC6533708 gene encoding probable fumarate hydratase, mitochondrial, which produces MSTSKKVETRQESDTLGPMEVPMDRYYGAQTMRCLLNFRIGGEEERMPRQIIQAMGILKKAAAETNQEFGLDPKLSTAISNAADDVISGKLYDEGHFPLPIWQTGSGTQSNMNSNEVIGNRAIELLGGRIGTKDPVHPNDHVNKSQSSNDTFPSAIHIAVATALTKDLRPAVSGLRDALHAKSSEWKDIIKIGRTHTQDAVPLTLGQEFSGYAQQLTNGLQRIDAVLPRVYQLALGGTAVGTGLNTRRGFAEKCVKRIAQLSGLPFVVAPNFFEALACRDAMVEVHGALNVLAVSLMKVTNDIRFLGSGPRCGLGELLLPENEPGSSIMPGKVNPTQCEAMTMICAQVMGNHVAVSVGGANGHFELNVFKPLIASNVLRSIKLLADGCISFNCNCVKGIKPNKEKLAKIVNESLMLVTALNPHIGYDKSAQIAKAAHKNGTTLKEEALNAGISEKDFNEWVRPEKMLGPS; this is translated from the exons ATGAGCACCAGCAAGAAGGTGGAGACGCGCCAGGAGAGCGACACCCTGGGACCCATGGAGGTGCCCATGGATCGCTACTACGGCGCACAGACGATGCGCTGCCTCCTAAACTTTCGCATTGGCGGCGAGGAGGAGCGAATGCCA CGTCAGATAATCCAGGCAATGGGCATACTGAAGAAGGCGGCGGCCGAAACGAACCAGGAATTCGGATTGGATCCCAAGCTGAGCACGGCCATCTCGAATGCAGCGGATGATGTGATATCCGGAAAGCTCTACGACGAGGGTCACTTTCCGCTGCCCATTTGGCAGACGGGCTCGGGCACCCAGAGCAACATGAACAGCAACGAGGTCATCGGCAATCGCGCCATCGAGCTGCTGGGCGGACGCATCGGCACCAAGGACCCAGTGCATCCCAACGATCATGTGAACAAGTCGCAGAGCTCCAACGACACCTTTCCCTCGGCCATTCACATTGCGGTGGCCACTGCGCTGACCAAGGATCTCCGGCCAGCGGTCAGTGGACTGCGGGATGCACTGCACGCCAAGTCGAGTGAGTGGAAGGATATCATCAAGATCGGACGCACCCACACCCAGGATGCAGTGCCGCTGACGCTGGGCCAGGAGTTCAGTGGCTATGCCCAGCAGCTGACCAACGGCCTGCAGCGGATCGACGCGGTCCTGCCGCGCGTCTATCAACTGGCACTGGGTGGCACAGCCGTGGGAACGGGACTGAATACCCGTCGAGGATTCGCCGAGAAGTGCGTCAAGCGGATTGCCCAGCTCAGCGGACTGCCCTTCGTGGTGGCGCCCAACTTCTTCGAGGCACTCGCTTGCCGGGATGCCATGGTGGAGGTGCATGGCGCCCTCAATGTTCTGGCTGTCAGCCTGATGAAGGTCACCAATGATATACGCTTCTTGGGATCGGGACCACGTTGCGGATTGGGTGAACTGTTGCTGCCGGAGAATGAGCCGGGCAGTTCCATCATGCCCGGCAAGGTGAATCCCACGCAGTGCGAGGCCATGACCATGATCTGTGCCCAGGTGATGGGCAACCACGTGGCCGTCTCCGTGGGCGGTGCCAATGGACACTTCGAGCTGAACGTATTCAAGCCACTGATAGCCTCCAATGTGCTACGCTCTATTAAGCTATTGG cGGATGGTTGCATCAGCTTCAACTGCAACTGCGTCAAGGGCATCAAGCCCAACAAGGAGAAGCTGGCCAAGATCGTGAACGAGTCGCTGATGCTGGTGACAGCCCTCAATCCGCACATTGGCTATGACAAGTCGGCCCAGATCGCCAAGGCGGCCCACAAGAATGGCACTACTCTCAAGGAGGAGGCGCTGAACGCCGGCATATCGGAGAAGGACTTCAACGAGTGGGTGCGTCCCGAGAAGATGCTGGGTCCTTCTTAG
- the LOC6533709 gene encoding V-type proton ATPase 16 kDa proteolipid subunit produces MAKDTADKDKPAYAIFFGSMGAASAIIFSALGAAYGTAKSGTGIAAMAVMRPELIMKSIIPVVMAGIIAIYGLVVSVLIAGALSDSYTIRKGYIHLAAGLSVGFAGLAAGFAIGIVGDAGVRGTAQQPRLFVGMILILIFAEVLGLYGLIVAIYLYTK; encoded by the coding sequence ATGGCGAAGGATACGGCTGATAAGGACAAGCCTGCGTACGCGATCTTCTTTGGCTCGATGGGCGCGGCATCGGCCATCATCTTTTCGGCCTTGGGAGCAGCATATGGAACTGCCAAATCCGGCACTGGAATCGCAGCCATGGCCGTAATGCGACCCGAACTCATCATGAAGTCGATCATACCCGTGGTGATGGCTGGCATCATTGCGATCTATGGCCTGGTGGTCTCTGTTCTGATAGCTGGAGCTCTGTCGGATTCTTATACCATTCGCAAGGGCTACATCCACTTGGCCGCCGGACTTTCGGTGGGTTTTGCCGGTTTGGCAGCTGGATTTGCCATTGGCATTGTGGGTGATGCCGGGGTGCGGGGCACTGCCCAGCAGCCACGCCTCTTTGTGGGCATGATCCTCATCCTGATCTTCGCCGAGGTGCTGGGACTTTATGGACTCATCGTCGCCATTTACCTGTACACCAAGTAA
- the LOC6533710 gene encoding V-type proton ATPase 16 kDa proteolipid subunit: MVTAEVEEEPLYSYFLGCTGAAVAIIFTTMGASYGTSLSGLGIATMAVNRPDMIMKSIIPVVMAGIIAIYGLVVSVLIAGSIGDDYTMDAGYVHLGAGLSVGLPGLTAGIAIGIAGDAGVRGTAEQPRLFVGMVLILIFAEVLALYGLIVAIYLYTKL; this comes from the coding sequence ATGGTTACTGCCGAAGTAGAGGAAGAACCCCTTTACTCATACTTCCTGGGATGCACGGGTGCTGCAGTGGCGATCATATTCACAACCATGGGAGCCTCCTACGGCACATCGTTATCCGGACTTGGCATCGCCACCATGGCCGTGAACCGACCGGACATGATCATGAAGTCCATCATTCCGGTCGTCATGGCGGGCATCATCGCGATCTACGGCCTGGTGGTCTCGGTTCTGATAGCCGGATCGATTGGCGATGACTACACGATGGATGCCGGTTATGTGCATCTGGGCGCTGGATTGTCCGTCGGATTGCCTGGACTTACGGCCGGAATAGCCATTGGAATCGCTGGCGATGCTGGAGTCCGGGGCACCGCCGAGCAGCCACGCCTCTTCGTGGGCATGGTCCTGATCCTGATCTTCGCCGAGGTCCTGGCTCTGTACGGCCTCATTGTGGCCATCTACTTGTACACGAAACTATAA